GATAAGAACCTCCCCTATTGGACCACCTTTTGATTTAGTAAGTTATGCTTCTGGTGTTTTAAGAGTATCATTTTGGAATTATTTTTTTGCAACATTGATTGGAATCATTCCTGCAACTGCGGTTTATTCTTATTTCGGAGGTTCTATAAGCAAGGGTGGGTGGGCAATTCTTATTGGATTTTTCCTAATAGTTGTAACTGCTGTGATTTTCCCATGGTATTTAAGAAAGCGAAAAGCCGGTAGGTAGTCATTTCGTCAATCAATCTTTGGTATGGATGATGGAATTCCTACTATGAGCCATTTCATAGTGCTTGATGCTTTGTAGAATTTCGTCATTTCTATATTTCTATCCTTACTTGTCCAAATCCTTTAAATCCTTATCGACCATCTTAAGATATTCTTTATCTTCCTTGGTATTTTCTACCTTTCCAATATTTATTTCTTGCCCTGTAATAGCTTTTGATCTGTGCAAAAACAACCCTATGCCGATACCACCTAGCACTACTGCTAATGCAGGCAATATCCACAAGAGCAGATTCACTCCCTTTACCGGAGGATAGCCGAGTATGCTTTCCCCGTATCTATCTACGAAATAATTGATTATTTTCTCTTTGCTCTCTCCCGCTTCTAACTTCTGTCTTATGATTGAACGCATATCTTTTGCAAGGTCAGAGTTAGATTCAGCAACACTCTGTCCCTGGCAGACGGGGCACATTAAGAGATAGGAGATTTCACGAGCCTCGTCATCTATGCTCTCAGATAACGAGAAGGATTTTGAAATGAGAGTGGCTAAAATAATAAGACTCAATACGATAAAAACCTGTATTTTACTTTTGTCTTTAAGCATACGTAAATTTAATTATCTTTCTGGGTTAAGCCGTCTGTGTCGTGATTTAAGAGTGCCTTTCCCAGATAGAAATCAATAATTTCCCCGTTAAGGGGACCGGTGTATTTTTCAGTTATTCTCCCTGTAGGATCGATAAAGTAGGTTTCGGGAACCCCTGCAACCCCATAATCAACCCCAATTTGGCCCTCAGGGTCTTTTCCATTTGGATAACCCCCCCCATATTTCTTAATATATGAGAGAGCGTTAGCATCGTCGTCCCATATGTTAACGCCGAGAAATGCCACTTGTTTATTTTTATATTTCATCCATGAGGATTCGAGCTCAGGGGCTTCATCCCTGCAAGGTATACACCATGATGCCCAGAAGTTCACGAGAACGGCCTTACCTTTAAGATCTGAAAGCTTTACAGTACTACCATCAAAAAGCGCGAGTGTAAAATCTGGCGCCTCATATCCAACGAGAGGAGATTTTTTAATGATGATTCTATTGCCAAATATCGCATAACCCATAATGCTCAAAACGAGTATAATAGCGACGAAAATTGCTAATCGACTAACTATGCTCAGGATTTTCATCGGTTATTCCTCATAGACTTTATTAATAGTACCTTTTTAGTATGTTTTTATAATATTGATATAATACCAGCAAAAAAATAGTTGAAAAATTGTTTTTATAAGAAAATTTAAAAACTTCATTGTGGGACTAATGATCTCATTCGTGGCAATTCCATGAAAAACGAGATTGCCTCGCAGAGTTTTCACTGAGCTTATCAAAGTGCTCGTAATTGTAGATGTTAGCTAATTCGTGGACAAAATTCTTACAAATTGATGAATAGATTTATTTTCCTTAATCCTTTTCAGAATGAAAAGGATTCGAACGGCCTTCCAAAAATTGCGTTAAGAAAATCAGAAACGAAGACGTATAGAAAAATTTGCGGGTTGCGGTTGGATTAAATTTTTTAGTCGGAGTTTATGATTTTTAGCGAATTTTTGGGCAGCCTGGTCCTGAGCAAGGTCGAAGGATTGCTTCTTTGTATCAAGACAAAGAAGTTAAAAAGAAAAGTGAGATAAGTGAAGGAAATACTTTTAAAGATTCTGTCGTCGAAATATTTGGCTTTTACAGTGATGACATTCCCTGGAATTGGAGCGAGTGTGATTTATTGATTCCACTTTGTAGGGACTGATGCCCTCATCAGTCCTAATATTACTGTCCGTCCGGGAAAGAAACGC
The Thermodesulfobacteriota bacterium DNA segment above includes these coding regions:
- a CDS encoding cytochrome c-type biogenesis protein, with protein sequence MLKDKSKIQVFIVLSLIILATLISKSFSLSESIDDEAREISYLLMCPVCQGQSVAESNSDLAKDMRSIIRQKLEAGESKEKIINYFVDRYGESILGYPPVKGVNLLLWILPALAVVLGGIGIGLFLHRSKAITGQEINIGKVENTKEDKEYLKMVDKDLKDLDK
- a CDS encoding TlpA disulfide reductase family protein, with translation MKILSIVSRLAIFVAIILVLSIMGYAIFGNRIIIKKSPLVGYEAPDFTLALFDGSTVKLSDLKGKAVLVNFWASWCIPCRDEAPELESSWMKYKNKQVAFLGVNIWDDDANALSYIKKYGGGYPNGKDPEGQIGVDYGVAGVPETYFIDPTGRITEKYTGPLNGEIIDFYLGKALLNHDTDGLTQKDN